The following DNA comes from Castanea sativa cultivar Marrone di Chiusa Pesio chromosome 10, ASM4071231v1.
catATTAGGTCCAGGATGTGATAAACTTGATCCTAGATCTCTTAATGTATTTTTCCTAGGTATTCTTGTACTTAGAAGGGATACAAGTGTTATTCCCTTATTCCCTTACACCTTGCCATCATTTTTTAGTGTTGATGTCACCTTTCTTGAGTTGACCTTATATTATTCTTCTAGTTTTGATAATTCTCCTCCACATGTACCTTGCCTCCATTCTCTCCTCCTACCACTATTCCCAAAAAACTATTTCTAGTGTATAGTCCTTAGCAACCAAGTCCCATTGAGAATTTTCCCTAGTTTGGAATCCACTTTTTGATTGTGATGCTCTTCCTACTATGCTGCATAAAGATAAGTTTACTTGTCATCCCATTTCCTGGTTTGTAACATATGTCTCCacctttttttgcttttatttcttgGGTAAATTATAGGGTCGATTTTggtctatgaagcacgggtgcgtttcgggattcgggtgcgggtgcgggagcgggtgcgggactcggcaatttctgaaaaagtagggtgcgggtgcggcggggtgcggcgattaaaaaattattaaaaatatttttatttatatttttaatatattgctaaacatacttttttcacattatataaacatataccaaatttaagaacaatagtaaataataactagaatacaacttcattatataaacattccatgatgtttgaaaattaaaatacaactcacaagtttgaaactaaagtctaaaacaaaataaaagatacatcaacaagacaatcaacaagacaatcaaacaccaatttcatcatcctcaagatcaatagcttcacttcgaacttcactttcactagtaGTAACACTAGTGCTAACATTCCCTATAACCATGGCCTCCAACTCTGGCTCATCAAGTGTAAGAGCTGCATTCTCAAGAATTCCAGCTCCTCCATGTATGTCGCTCTCATTCCAAGAGTCTCCTGCAATATCCCACATCTTTGTATCTCTATTTATGTACTCCGCATTGCGCCTTGACAAGAGTCGAAGATTAGaatgcacatataccaaatccTCAGCACGTGCAGgagccattttgtttctttttaaggaatgaataaatttgtatgtgctccaattcctctcagcacatgaagatgaacaaggttgtccaagaagtttaagggcaagggtttgaagagttggaaatgTGGAGCCATGGTATTGCCACCAAACCAAAGGTTGTAAGACCCACCTATCTGTCAAGACAGCTGGTGAAGGAAACCTCCCTCCTGAAAATGCAGCAAACTCAGACTTCACCACATTTAATTCATTCACATCTTCAAAGAATCGATCCAAACACTTGCTCCtttccatagaaatttcatGATCTCGATGTGGAGGGATGCGTTTTGAATTCTCCAAAAGCCATTCAGTAGAGTAATACctagagttaaagattaaaaaacaaatataaatgaaacGTATGTTTTACTAGAAAGgggaactaaagaaaatagaaaatagaaaataaatgtacttacctaggatttaaggaatgagCCAAGCAGTGTAGTGGAGTACAATTTTTAGTCCAACGATCAATAAGTATATCatacaccacactccaaaatgaGCTATACTCATTATCTTCCAAGCCTTCATGTCGATATATTGCTATCTTTACCTTCTCTATCATTGAATCCCACATCTCATACACAAGATGAAGACAAGGCTTATACGTATTCGGCTATTCGtatcatatcataaataggtCTTGTGAATTCAAGGATATAATCAACCTTATCCCACCAAAGATCACTTAGAATCATCTCTTTCACCTTTTGAGCTTTTCCAACATCATCCTCCCTATAAGAAGCCCATTGCTCACTAATAGCCATGGCTTGAAGgcatctttttatcaacttcaaccttTTTAGCATTATCACAACCGAAGCAAATCTAGT
Coding sequences within:
- the LOC142613046 gene encoding uncharacterized protein LOC142613046, translating into MDEATSTKGSPSSNEGMPNDEAPLWQYVTKIEKPSGSTVKSGIRVCPSVTPSHRLEMQQMHDQVENDKLERERRKQIPLPPPPQAVGLLGVFPHFVHKKRVIVQIPLMVIFLPGYNALRTTLLQREKAHVDRLLKPIKDFWVENGVSIVSMDGRIHKGGLLLILWLYRWRFASVVIMLKRLKLIKRCLQAMAISEQWASYREDDVGKAQKPNTYKPCLHLVYEMWDSMIEKVKIAIYRHEGLEDNEYSSFWSVVYDILIDRWTKNCTPLHCLAHSLNPRYYSTEWLLENSKRIPPHRDHEISMERSKCLDRFFEDVNELNVVKSEFAAFSGGRFPSPAVLTDRWVLQPLVWWQYHGSTFPTLQTLALKLLGQPCSSSCAERNWSTYKFIHSLKRNKMAPARAEDLVYVHSNLRLLSRRNAEYINRDTKMWDIAGDSWNESDIHGGAGILENAALTLDEPELEAMVIGNVSTSVTTSESEVRSEAIDLEDDEIGV